A window of Schistocerca serialis cubense isolate TAMUIC-IGC-003099 chromosome 1, iqSchSeri2.2, whole genome shotgun sequence genomic DNA:
AGTGGTTGGTAGATGCTGACGTTATGCTACCCATGTCCCTAGtgaatcccagacatgctctattggATTCAAATTGGgggagcgagcaggccacgtcatgcgtgcagtatcttgTTTCCACGAAAACATCAACGacgcgtgctctatgaggtcgaccaCTATCGTCCACTAATACGAAGTCTGGGCACGCAGCACCTagcaacaaccgtacatgaggtcccaaTATATCTTCATAATAACTGACAGCAATTAAACTTTTCATGTTCACCTATACAATTTCATGAGgtggtgttcgagtggtcaacataatcgctGCCCACACCACTAGCAGTCCTCCTCGATATCTGTCTCTTTCCTCAATGTTCGGGTCTCGAAGTCGTGTTTCATATTCTCTTCAGAACACTGGCCCACTGTTCGACGGTCGGGGTGGAACTCCACTTTATCGGTCCCATTCTGTGAAGAAGCTTCATACATACAAAAACAGCAGCTCTCTGACAATAGAGGCCAAGCTACTGAAGCCTGCAGTACACCGTTATCCTCAATACAGTACGTCCAGGGGATACTGCGAGGTCAAAtgacagttgcagtgcagtacttaGCCTTTGCAGTCAAATAACGgtgctctctttctgatgtcacatgtggtcggccctgccctgatcTTCGGGacacagtttcagtctctataaactgtcgccacatccgagaaagaaCAGAATGATCCACATTaatccatcgggccacatcagtttgcgactgcttTACTTCCATTTTTCCTAAGGTCTTtcaccacagagagtctggtatGGGCCATAATGCACCCTCTATGACCCTGTACGCAGCGATAGTGGATGTGGGACTACGCGGCATACACTACCctatttcataggtgccctgacgtcatcctTGGCGTGGTTGTTCTTTGACTGGAATGCGATCTACCCTGCAGAAAACGACCGTAGGAAACCTATTGAAAGTTTCTATCATTGTATCGTGAATTACACACTGGACGAGGAAACTCCGGTTTGTTGCTtccattttggacatcagtgtacatTGGCGGCTCCACAACCGATAATTCCTTCATGATACCCCCCATGTGCCCACATAGACCGTCCTATTACACTGATTCCACACAACCGACTTGCCCTTAAGAATCGCTTTACTGCCACGAGTTTCGTCAGGCTGACGGCCTGGTACTACTTCTACGATTTCCGCAGATTTCAAATGCAATGGATGCGTTCTTTTAAGGGGATTACTAATATTATGTCCAGTTGGCTTATGTCGAATGAAATAACGGTGGCAGTGATGCGTTCACCCCTTTTCTCCTGATTCAGACACGTAATGAATCTTCATTCTGCAGGTGATTGTCTTCGCCGCCTGCGTGGCCGCCGCCTGCTGCCAGGAGACACGAGAGAAGCGCGGCCTCCTGGGGGCGGGAGTGCTGGCCGCCCCCGGCGCTGTGCTGGCCCCGCGCGTTCTCGCCGCTCCCGCCATAGCCGCCGCCCCCATCGTCGCCGCTCCCGCCATCGGCCACGCCCCTCTGGGCCTGGGGATCGGCTTGGGTCACCCCATCATCGGCTGAACCACTACATACTAATTTATACTTGTCTGTGTGTACTGTGTCTCCAAAAATAAAGCCTCTGTAAAATCACTGATTTGTCTTTTACCTCCTCATACGTTTCTCTTGTCTAGTTGTACATCACTGACTACTTCATCCCATGCCCCTGTATTCACTCGTGTTCGTCGTCAACAGCCGTTGTCAGTTTCAACAACGCTGATATCAAAACGTTTGCATTTAATCAGTCACATCTACGATTATTAAGATTTCTATGTTAGTTTTTATTCCTTGGAATTATACGTTCGGTTGACATGATACTAAAACCAAAAATACTCTAGAGTCACTTCTGCTTTCAGTGACTTAATACTACGAAAATAAACAGTGACTAGGGGGCGCATGCGAAACTTTTGCACTTTTATAGTTTTCAATAATGAAAGAATTTCAGATAAGTGTTGTCGTTGGGATCAGGGTAGTGGAGGGAACTAAaagaaaatatctttaaaaatcaagcaaactacgtgaaataataatcatgaatataCGATACACCCTTGTACAAATATTTCCATGTGTCCCAAAATGTGTTTGTACTCCGAATGTTCGTCGCGGTTTGTATGACGTACGAAGATTAGCGACTGCCAGTAGGGCCACGTAACCTATAATTTAAAGTAGACAAACATTTTCGATTACAGTAAGTTCGTTAGCAGGATGACAATGACAACTACGTTTGTCATTTCGGAAAATATATTCGTTTAGGAAAGTCAGCTTATACGACGGGCAGAGATAATTGACCACTGCAGAGATCCCGGTTGTTATCCAAGGTAGTCCTATTCAAGAATTATccagttaaaattttaaaacaaataaaatggtatttctgATAAGCTAATACGGAAAGGGTGGCCATTATTCATGATTAATTTTATAGCTTCGTGAAATATAAGTATGAAGCTGGGCATCTATGATGTCCTTTTACCTGtgatagttaaaaatcacttttatGTCAAAATTATTTAcgaatattaattttaaatcggcAAGCGTTGTCAGAATTCGGTTAAAATCCTTTGTAGCGATACCTCTTTCATCCCTGTACGATTAATATATGTTTCGAAAAAGAGTTGTTGACTGGAGAAATAATATACATAATGAACAATGTAGTCACCCAGAGTTTTCGCTATCAATCTTTCACCCTGCAATGGAGTGCGCGTTgttgtgaaaatttgtgtcggtgtgagattctaataattctctggCTTTTGTGTGGGCAGATTTTAATTTAGCTCTTCAGACTAAACTCAGGCATTAAAAATTGACTTCCAAAAACCCACTGAGCTGAGCATCAGCCATAACTTTCACCCAAGCAGTGCAAGCCATGCTGGGTGTGCAGGAGACTTTCTAAGAAGCTCAGCAGGTAGCAGAAAAACTCTTGCGGTTGTGAGATGAGCTATATCTGGATAATACAACCAGTGATTTTACTGACCCAGAAAGGAAATTATTAAGTCTCGAGTCTCAGGCTGGCATGCTGTTTTAAAAACAGTGCAAGTCTAAATTTCTACTCCTTATACGCTATCTGCTATACCCATCTCATATAAATAACTATAAAGTATTGTCATTCACTATTGTTCAACTTTTCTGCACAGGAAATGGAAGAATTTGGAAATCCTGCACTGTCTTGCACAGGCTCTTCGTGCTCTGGTGATTATGGAAAGTATTCTAcacattttcaagatttttttgtaGGCTGATAATGctgaaattttagaaaatactgtgCATATGAATGTTCAGCACATGTAGGAAGGTATCAGTATATACTAAGGGGTCATGTTAAATGATGTATGCCATCTTGTTTAACGTTTCACgtttgtttgaaatttggcttattAGTTCTTCCTATGAAGTTAAGCAACCACAGTAAATTTTAGCATTTGATTTTCCTCTGTTTCCGTTTTAAGTTATTTCAACTTTTGGAAATTTTTTGTTCTTAACATAGTGATGCAACAAAACAACATTCGTTAACATACGGAAAATAAAttatcatttttaaatttattatcaaatcTATGCGAAATTTGGTTGTTGTATACTCTATAGTACAAGGATTGTAGAAAAAAATATCTCATATCTTTAAGTAAAACCATCAATACGTGAGAAAAgcaaacttacactaacttacactaTTACATTTTACTTTGTAATTAACGTGCACCATCACATTGAATACCACATACTCGTGAAGGGAAAAGGATAGcctgaaactttttatttttatttatttatttatttatttgttttgcaaaATAGTTTCCAAAGCATGGCTATTATTTGGGAAAATGAATTTAATGTGGTTTTATTCCATAgttctttttgtttttgtaataaacaatagtttttaatttttccttgagAACTTAAAGTAAGCGATGAAATTTTAAGGTTCTTGGATAATATACTATTAACGTAACAGATACATCAAgtgattaattttaaaaatgagTTTTAAACAATGGTATTCAAATAACCCTCAAGTTAATTCATTTGTGTAAACAAACTACTATTTACATTAGACTTAATTTTAATTGAACAGATACTTGGCTCATTTGGGCCAACAAAATGAGGGAGAAGGTCCTGAAGAGTGCGTACCTTGTGCGATAACATCATGTTCCATTATATATAGTCCAATGAGTGTCCCAAGGGACCACAGGCTGGAATATGTACATGATGTATAGTGTGATGGGATTTAGAATATCTGGGTGGTAAGTTAAGGAATAAGTTACACAGATGCACAGAGAGGAAACATTCAGTTGCTGATTATCCTCAAGTTACTCAACTGATCTCGGAAAAAAATTCGAAACAGTAACAGCATACTTAAACATCCCTGACTACTCACCAGAACAAACACGGAATCtttttaaataaagattttttattttattggctcTTAGCATACAAACCGTTTTATCCATCACTGTTTAAATATTTTGGTACACATATTCATGACAAGAtaacatttcatatatatatattcagatcgAGATTGCTATACTTACATTACAAAGACACAATTAACACCTAATCACTCAGTTGTTAATTCATTTCTTTAGTTAAGTTCAATGGCCACAGTTCCATTTAAATTTTTATTAGCTATAAATCTGGATATGGTGTCGTAGGTCCTATTGGTTGTGTCCCCGAGAATTTGAATTGTGCAAAGAGGCTGACATGATGAAGTCTTAAGAAGTCCATAAAAAAGTTTACTCTGTCTTATTGATAGCGTCCACACTGGCATAAGATCTGATTTATATCACATGATGAAGTCTTAAGAAGTCCATAAAAAAGTTTACTCTGTCTTATTGATAGCGTACACACTGGCATAAGATCTGATTTATATCACAAACTCTTTCTTCTTCACACTGACAGTAGGATGTCTCCAATACGCCGATTGTATGTGAATGGGCAGGGAGCACGAAATTTCGGCGTAGTTGCAGATTCTTGTCATTTTCTTAGTCCGCCATTTTGTAACTAGGCAAAAAATTTGCACCAGACTGTATATGATCAGGGGTGAtttacttatttctggctttaaacTTTATACCAAATGTGATGTAATGTACTGACGTGTGAGCAGAATCTGAAAGCAATTTTATTTTGCTTTCTCGTGATGTCATAGTACTCATACGGTGATTAGACAAGAAACTAAATACGAGTATCTTTGGCCGGCATGGTCAGACAGCTCGATTTCGACATTAAGATAGTATAGAGAGCACTGGTGTCTAATAATGTCAGTGTGTACGTAAGATAAGAgataataaaataaggcaaattattaAAATGTGTTATGAAATGGATGGAAGGACAGCACAAATTGTCTATAGCAAAAAAATACTTAGCTTTATCACGCCTAAAGATCGAATTGCAACGCTATGAGATTATAGTCGAAATACTTACCACTGTGTTTCTGATCAAAGCTGCACTAACACGAGTTGTGCGGTCCATCGCTGCTCCCAAGAACAGAAAGCGCCCACACAGACATGAAAATGGCGGCAAAACCCGTATAGTGAGGATAACGACTCACGGAAGAAGCGTGACCTACTGAAGTGGAAAGCACGTCTCATGACACTTTTGTTAATTCGGACATCACACCGCAGATAGTCAGTTAGTTAGTCATTTACATGCTCCATAGataatttgaatgatttttttaccgaaatgatgtggaaccagtcagttcacaggatatgtatacagattagtgctaacattaatgaacatactaTCATTTTATTTCTACTCATTCAActccctctttctctctgtctcttttaCTTTATTGCCTATCAGTTCTTAAGTAGTAATTCGTCAATGGTAAATGGAATagaaggaaaaataattttaaattaattttaaaacctGCTCCACTACCTATCAGACATTTTACATTACtgtgaaaatattagaaaatattATTGCTGCATATTGAGCTCCTCTCCGGGCCAATGGCTGCTTTAACAATTGGTAATAAACGTCATTTTTCCCTGTGGTGTTGTAGGTATGTAGGTATGTCCATCTCAAATTATAATAGCTTATTCCATTAGCGAAAGTATGTACTGTGACGACTCAGTTAAaaagcctagctccttgaagaagtactttcatgacgtccttgggtgaacaacACCTATTATTCTCAGTGCTCGCCTTCGTATAGTCAATACTTGCTTTCCAAGTGAtgagtttccccagaaaattacTCCATACGATATTATTGAGTAGAAATAAGTAATCTATTTCTCTAGGTTGATAGTTTGTTTCCAGATTACCAATTAcacaaaaaacaaaagtagtttaactTCACTATTTGAGAGGCTCAGTATTATGCTTCTTCCAGATCAAGTTATCGtcaatatttaaaaatggttcaaatggctctaagcgctatgggacttaacatctgaggtcatcagtcccctagactcagaactacttaaacctaactaacctaaggacatcacacacatccatgcccgatgcaggattcgtacctgagaccgtagcagcagcgcggttcccgactgaagcgcttagaactgctcagccacaacgACTGGCGTCAATATGTACACCGAAAAATTTTGTGCATTCTATCCTACTTGCAGAGGCCTCCTCGTTTGGTAtatcaattgttggtatgtctcTGATTGTTGTACAGACCCGAATGTAGtgtgttttctattttcttttcaaaatttagggatagtccattttcagagaaccactataTAGCTCTTTAGAAACTATCATTTACTAACACTTCAGTTGCTTTCTCGCTAATGGAATTCATTATTACACTAGTATAGCCtgcaaaagtaccaattttgcttgttgacagtgaagtggaagatcattaacatatataaataataaaattggactcagaattgaaccctgtgggaccatCTCTATGATTTAACTCCAGTCACCAAAATTATCCACGCTGAGTGAATTATTCAGCTCAGCTTTTGGATTATGTTTGTCAATTATGCATCTGCTGGTGGAAGGAGTACCCCATAGTAAACTTGACCAGGTTCGCCATAACTATTAGTTCCAACCAGCGGAGTCAGGTCTCGTGACCCAGAGGTCAGAGTTATTGGAGTGGCGGCAATTCTGCGAAGGACTAGGATGTCTAGTGTCCCTTGGCCTAGCTggcctctgtggtcgagcggttctaggcgcttcagtccaaaaccacactgctgctacagacagaggttcgaatcctgcctcgggcatggatgtgtgtgatgtccttaggttagttaggttaagtagttctaagtctaggtcactgatgacctcagatgttacgtcgcatagtggttagagccatttgaaccacttgaaccttggCCGAGAACTAGCTGTGGCACGAGATTCAAATTACTTGTTTGACCAGCCTTGGTGGATTTTCGCCACTTTgcaaaatacaacaaataattaatCTGGACTTCTGAAAAATTACTCAACCCCAATTAGACAATCTTCTGATTTGGCAGGCCTATGGTGTTATTAATTGCTGGCGAAAATTTGTTTGATACCATTTATTTAACACGTAATGGAGAAACCCAGATTTGTCCTCGTATTTATTAATAGCTGTACGTACCCACCCATACCAAGCGGCGCTTGGCCTTgtccttaatgtttatgacgtcatatctcccgcaCTATGTCTGGTAGAGTGGTATAATTTTCTAGTTACATTAAGCGTCATATGGGAACACTTGGCAAAGTTTGTTGCGAATGGAGTTGGCTGGaacgaattaataaatttaaaactcTTGCACGATGTGACAGTTTTTTACGGACCATACTGTTTATGATGTCATAACTCCTGAACTATATTacgtacaatgatataatgttgTAGGGTACATTCAGAGATACGGTTTGCGAAATTTATTGCGGCTAGAGTCATTagcaaagcagtaataaatttaaacgtcatgcatgatgcggcagtttttcacgcatctcattgttcatgacgtcatatcacctAAATTacttgtcgtacaatgatatatagTTTTGCACTTACGTTTAGTGCTACATTTTTATACTAACTGTTGAACGTGTCACAGatacagttagtagtgaagaagtgcTAAATTTTAACGTCAAGCCTCGTGCGGtatttttactgcatgaacagcgcagAAGTAATAGACGAACATTTTTCCTTCCACCAAGTTCGGATTAACAGGAAGGAAAAATAttgtaaaggtttgaaactatgtttaaagttgGCTGTAAGTCGCTAAGTGTCTTTGTTTTCAAATACCGGATGAATAAAGTCTAAGCGCcgatcggtgtggccgtgcggttccaggcgcttcagtctggatccgcgtgacctctacgctcgcaggttcgaattctgcctcgggcttggatgtgtgtgatgtccttaggttagttaggtttaagtagttctaagttctaggggactgatgaccacagatgttaagtccaatagtgctcagagccatttgagccaattaagTCTGGTTTCTCTGGAAACGCTTCTTTTTCCCCCAACTCATTTGATAGGTCGGTGGTTCTTACCCAAAAAGCAGTTGTAAGGAGGAAGGAAAATTGAATTTAACgtttcgtcgacaacgaggtcattagagaaggccATAGGTGATTGTCGGCTGTCAGTAAGGTGCAAGTGTACCAAGGTTGGTTGAAATCGATACAGTGGTTTAGGAGGCGAtgtgtcgcacacacacacacacacacacacacacacacacacacacacacacacacacacacacaaacactcttatatatacatacatttatttttataataggTGTGGATTAATTCCCCGACTTCTGAAATAATTATCAGATCAGGCCTTGACCGAATCTTTGATTGGAAATCTAAATTATAATTTATTGAATCTCTCTCTGTTTGTTACGAAGGTGGACAGGCCTGCAGGTGGTTTTTCTTCATGCCGTGTGTAGTTGAGACATAAGTCCCCGCTCTTCACACTCATCCCGAATCATTTTCGACAAATTCGACATTATCCATCAGACAAATTAGGGGAAGGAAACAGATATTCTGGAAGAGATCTAAATTTACAGTCATTTCAAAAATCTGCCAGATAAACTTATAAACAAACAGTCTGAAATGGAAAATGGAACTTATATCGCCACTTTTGGTTGCATTCTGCTTGCGGCTAATCAACACAAAAAAAACAGCAATACCATTCTTAATTCGCACACAATAGATAATAACAGTCACAGGTAATTTCCACAATGACATGCAAAATTATTCATGTCACCTAGAAATGATGGAAACAGCCCATTTCGTAACACCttttaataatattattttacttcgTTAGTTCCTCTCTTTACGTATTCGATTGGATTATTAGATACCCACACTTTTATTCTTTGGTTAACGCTGCATCTGTCAATATTTCCCACCTTATATGCGCAAAGTAAGTGCTAAATCTGTCAGAAACCTAGCACAGTTTGTAAACCAA
This region includes:
- the LOC126412745 gene encoding cuticle protein 63-like isoform X3, which encodes MKFLVIVFAACVAAACCQETREKRGLLGAGVLAAPGAVLAPRVLAAPAIAAAPIVAAPAIGHAPLGLGIGLGHPIIG